One window of Corvus moneduloides isolate bCorMon1 chromosome 13, bCorMon1.pri, whole genome shotgun sequence genomic DNA carries:
- the FBXL22 gene encoding F-box and leucine-rich protein 22: protein MHITQLNRECLLHLFSFLDKNSRKNLAETCHKLLEVFQDPLLWSLLHFHSPVELKKDNFFLGPALKYLSICWYSERVKVCNIEDWMKKSFQKDFCNRHENTVSDFLLDVCNRCPNLLSLTLSGCGHVTDDCILQVLKNCPNLKSLKLENCVRITDHTLEAVTLHGASLRTLHVDFCRNITQAGLERVRQKCPSVMLRAERSANMIPDSKPEKKLEKASRKLVQL from the exons ATGCACATAACCCAGCTCAACCGGGAATGCCTTTtgcatctcttttcctttctggacAAAAACAGTAGGAAAAATTTAGCAGAAACATGTCACAAGTTGCTAGAAGTGTTTCAGGATCCTTTACTGTGGTCTTTGTTGCACTTTCATTCTCCAGTGGAACTAAAGAAGGATAATTTCTTCCTGGGACCTGCTTTAAAATACTTATCCATCTGCTGGTATTCAGAGAGAGTCAAGGTGTGTAACATTGAGGACTGGATGAAAAAAAGTTTCCAGAAAGACTTCTGTAACAGGCATGAGAACACTGTCAGTGATTTTTTACTAGACGTTTGCAACAG ATGTCCAAATCTGCTGTCTCTGACCCTCTCTGGATGTGGCCACGTTACAGATGACTGCATTTTGCAGGTTCTCAAGAACTGCCCAAACCTGAAGAGCCTCAAACTGGAGAACTGTGTGCGGATCACTGACCACACACTGGAGGCAGTGACCCTCCATGGGGCATCACTGCGAACGCTCCACGTGGATTTCTGCCGCAACATAACACAAGCTGGACTAGAGAGAGTCAGGCAGAAGTGTCCTTCAGTAatgctgagagcagagagaagtGCTAACATGATCCCAGACAGTaagccagaaaaaaagcttgaaaaagcATCAAGAAAATTGGTTCAGCTCTAA